In the genome of Paenibacillus pabuli, one region contains:
- a CDS encoding S1C family serine protease, whose protein sequence is MDERNYRANRHDEENETKQAENRNSSGTDDSSYYYSYGPFQSVNQEDTASYNGGQNQREEGNVEITRPDPVKPVPTYYSNYNNDSSDQANTSSRGGGNGSGGNGGDQGNGGKNNGNWNYNNRRPRSSVRSLLFSFIAGMLVITVLMYTADRTNMFTPQEALTSAENESSNPSSTPTNSGSSNNVTASLLPTGKEDVSSVVTSTSPAVVKIETLAKQSTRSSSQGGSTLSDPLYQYFFGNGSNGGTDSYQGQNNQQQQQSSNQLVPLGIGSGFIFDKEGYILTNQHVVQGADVIQVTLENNSKPYEAKLLGSSFDLDLAVLKIEKNSGDDAFPVAPLGDSNSTQVGEWLVAIGNPEGFEHTVTAGVLSAKERTISIPDEETGKTREYSHLLQTDASINPGNSGGPLLNLNGEVIGMNVAVSADAQGIGFAIPSSVISDAVKYLKENKEVPKEPVPFIGASLMALTPEVAKQMGTDITEGSVVASTIYQSPAYQADLRAYDIITGANGTAYSTSQDLIDFIKKQKIGSEVTLNVVRDGKKMDIKIKIGNKNDYDTTQTSDQQQQQQP, encoded by the coding sequence ATGGACGAACGTAATTACAGAGCGAACCGTCATGACGAGGAAAATGAAACTAAACAAGCGGAAAATCGCAATTCATCCGGGACGGACGATTCCTCTTATTATTATTCTTATGGACCTTTTCAGTCCGTGAATCAGGAAGATACAGCGAGTTATAATGGGGGCCAAAATCAACGTGAAGAAGGAAATGTAGAGATTACAAGACCTGATCCCGTGAAGCCCGTACCTACTTACTACAGTAATTACAATAACGACTCATCTGACCAAGCCAACACGTCCTCCAGAGGAGGCGGCAATGGTTCAGGCGGTAACGGTGGAGATCAGGGGAACGGCGGCAAGAACAATGGCAATTGGAATTATAATAACCGTCGGCCACGTTCTTCCGTAAGATCGCTTTTGTTCTCTTTCATCGCCGGGATGCTGGTCATTACCGTGCTGATGTATACAGCAGACAGAACAAACATGTTTACACCACAGGAAGCGCTGACAAGTGCAGAAAATGAAAGCTCCAATCCGTCATCTACGCCTACCAATTCAGGCAGCAGCAATAACGTGACAGCGTCATTACTGCCAACGGGCAAAGAGGATGTATCCTCAGTCGTAACGAGTACAAGTCCGGCTGTCGTCAAAATCGAAACACTTGCCAAGCAGTCTACGCGCAGCAGCAGCCAAGGTGGTTCTACGCTGAGTGATCCATTGTACCAATACTTCTTTGGTAATGGAAGCAATGGCGGAACTGATAGCTACCAAGGCCAAAATAATCAGCAGCAGCAACAAAGCAGCAATCAGTTGGTTCCACTCGGCATTGGCTCGGGATTTATTTTTGACAAAGAAGGTTACATTCTGACGAACCAACACGTGGTTCAGGGTGCAGATGTGATTCAGGTAACGCTGGAGAACAACAGCAAGCCTTATGAAGCGAAATTGCTGGGAAGCAGCTTCGACCTTGACCTTGCTGTATTGAAAATCGAGAAAAACAGTGGGGATGATGCTTTCCCTGTTGCTCCTCTGGGTGATTCCAACAGTACACAAGTTGGCGAATGGCTTGTAGCTATTGGTAACCCGGAAGGATTCGAACACACCGTTACTGCAGGTGTATTGAGTGCGAAAGAACGTACGATTAGCATTCCAGACGAAGAAACAGGCAAAACTCGTGAGTACAGCCACTTGTTACAAACGGATGCTTCCATCAATCCAGGTAACTCCGGTGGACCGCTGCTCAATCTGAATGGCGAAGTTATCGGTATGAACGTTGCCGTTAGCGCGGATGCACAGGGTATTGGGTTTGCCATTCCTTCGAGTGTAATCTCGGATGCGGTTAAATATCTGAAAGAAAACAAAGAAGTGCCCAAAGAGCCCGTACCGTTCATTGGTGCATCTCTGATGGCCCTTACACCTGAAGTGGCTAAACAGATGGGGACAGATATCACTGAAGGTTCAGTTGTAGCCAGCACGATCTATCAATCTCCTGCTTACCAAGCAGACCTGCGTGCTTATGACATCATCACAGGTGCCAATGGTACGGCATACAGCACAAGCCAGGATTTGATTGATTTCATTAAGAAACAGAAAATTGGCAGTGAAGTGACACTGAATGTTGTTCGGGACGGCAAAAAAATGGATATAAAAATCAAAATCGGCAACAAAAATGATTACGATACTACACAAACGTCGGATCAACAACAGCAACAACAACCATAA
- a CDS encoding response regulator transcription factor: protein MRSTILIVDDDEKIVSMLRRGLAFEGYDVQTASNGAEGLSKLMDKEPDIVVLDVMMPQIDGFEVCRRLREAGSKVPVLMLTAKDEVQSRVTGLDTGADDYLVKPFALEELLARVRALLRRKADIADTPDNRLMYEDIILDNDSREVLRDGQRLELTAKEFELLNLFMQNPKRVLSRDLIMDKIWGYDYSGESNVLEVYIAMLRQKTEEYGGKRLIQTIRGAGYILRGDS, encoded by the coding sequence ATGCGCTCAACTATTCTGATTGTTGATGATGATGAAAAAATCGTGTCCATGCTTCGGCGGGGGCTTGCTTTTGAAGGATATGATGTACAGACTGCTTCAAATGGGGCGGAGGGCCTCAGCAAGCTCATGGATAAAGAACCGGATATCGTTGTTCTTGATGTCATGATGCCGCAAATTGACGGGTTTGAAGTATGCCGCAGACTGAGAGAAGCGGGAAGTAAGGTACCCGTGCTGATGCTCACTGCCAAAGATGAAGTACAGAGCCGGGTAACCGGACTTGATACAGGTGCAGATGATTATTTGGTGAAGCCGTTTGCACTTGAAGAATTATTGGCTCGTGTCCGTGCGTTACTGCGTCGTAAAGCGGATATTGCAGACACGCCTGATAATCGTCTTATGTATGAGGATATTATTCTCGATAATGATTCTCGTGAGGTTTTGCGGGACGGTCAGCGTCTGGAACTGACTGCCAAGGAGTTCGAATTGCTGAATCTGTTCATGCAGAATCCGAAACGTGTGCTTTCCCGCGATCTGATTATGGATAAAATCTGGGGTTATGATTATAGTGGTGAATCCAATGTACTCGAAGTGTATATTGCCATGCTCAGACAAAAAACCGAAGAATACGGCGGCAAACGTTTGATCCAGACGATCCGGGGAGCCGGTTATATTTTGAGAGGTGACTCCTGA
- the thrS gene encoding threonine--tRNA ligase: MAVNIKLPDGSVREYADGSSIEDVAASISSGLRKNAVAGKLDGIVVDLSTTLHEGALVEIVTLDSPEGLEVMRHSTAHLLAQAVKRLYGNKEVHLGVGPVIEDGFYYDMDLEQPLNPEDLQKIEKEMERIVNENLPIVRKEVSREEAIKIFEEVGDPYKLELIRDLPEDSVITIYEQGEFFDLCRGPHVPSTSKIKVFKLMNVAGAYWRGDSKNKMLQRIYGTAFVKKAQLDEHLHFLEEARKRDHRKLGKELEIFTFSQLVGQGLPIWLPNGAKLRRTLERYIVDLEESLGYQHVYTPVLGNVELYKTSGHWEHYQEDMFPKMVMDNEELVLRPMNCPHHMMVYKSSMHSYRDLPIRIAELGMMHRYEMSGALTGLHRVRAMTLNDSHIFARPDQIKEEFARVIELIQTVYKDFGIHEYRFRLSYRDPQDTEKYFQNDEMWEMSQRMLREVVEELNLPFYEAEGEAAFYGPKLDVQIKTALGKEETLSTVQLDFLLPERFELEYVGDDGQKHRPVVIHRGVISTMERFTAFLLENFAGALPLWLSPVQAKVIPVSGNFDDYAREVEAKLKRVGISAEADLRNEKLGYKIREAQLEKMPYMFVVGENERNAEGVSVRKRGEGDLGMKPVDEIVAQLKEEIATRLV; this comes from the coding sequence ATGGCAGTTAACATTAAACTACCCGATGGTTCGGTGCGTGAGTATGCCGACGGAAGCAGCATCGAAGATGTAGCCGCTTCGATTAGCAGTGGACTTCGCAAAAATGCCGTAGCCGGCAAACTGGATGGAATCGTCGTGGACTTGTCCACAACACTTCATGAGGGAGCATTGGTGGAAATCGTAACATTGGATTCACCAGAAGGTCTGGAAGTAATGCGTCACAGTACAGCTCACTTGCTCGCTCAAGCTGTGAAGCGTTTATACGGAAATAAAGAGGTTCATCTTGGTGTTGGTCCGGTGATTGAAGATGGTTTCTACTATGATATGGATCTGGAGCAACCGCTCAATCCCGAAGATCTGCAAAAGATCGAGAAAGAAATGGAACGTATTGTTAATGAGAACTTGCCGATTGTACGTAAGGAAGTTAGCCGCGAGGAAGCCATTAAAATCTTCGAAGAAGTGGGCGATCCATACAAACTCGAATTGATTCGTGACTTACCGGAAGACAGTGTCATCACTATATATGAGCAAGGTGAATTCTTCGACTTGTGTCGTGGACCACACGTACCATCCACAAGCAAAATCAAAGTGTTCAAACTGATGAATGTTGCCGGTGCTTACTGGCGTGGAGATAGCAAAAACAAAATGCTGCAACGTATTTACGGTACAGCTTTTGTGAAAAAAGCACAGCTTGATGAGCATCTGCACTTCCTGGAAGAAGCACGTAAACGGGATCACCGTAAGCTGGGTAAAGAACTCGAAATCTTCACATTCTCCCAACTGGTTGGACAAGGTCTACCAATCTGGCTGCCTAATGGTGCCAAGCTTCGCCGGACGTTGGAGCGTTATATCGTGGATCTGGAAGAGAGCCTCGGATATCAGCATGTATACACACCGGTGCTTGGTAATGTTGAGCTGTACAAAACTTCCGGACACTGGGAGCACTATCAGGAAGACATGTTCCCGAAAATGGTTATGGACAATGAGGAACTCGTTCTTCGTCCAATGAACTGTCCTCACCACATGATGGTGTACAAGTCCAGCATGCACAGCTACCGTGATCTGCCGATCCGGATTGCCGAGCTTGGCATGATGCATCGTTATGAAATGTCGGGCGCGTTGACAGGTCTTCACCGTGTACGTGCGATGACGCTGAACGACTCGCACATATTCGCACGCCCAGATCAGATCAAGGAAGAGTTTGCTCGTGTTATTGAACTGATTCAAACGGTTTATAAAGATTTCGGCATTCACGAATATCGTTTCCGTCTGTCCTATCGTGATCCTCAGGATACCGAGAAGTACTTCCAGAATGACGAGATGTGGGAGATGTCCCAACGCATGCTGCGTGAAGTTGTGGAAGAACTCAACCTTCCATTCTATGAAGCAGAAGGCGAAGCGGCATTCTACGGTCCAAAACTGGACGTTCAGATTAAGACAGCACTGGGCAAAGAAGAGACATTGTCTACCGTTCAATTGGATTTCCTCTTGCCAGAGCGGTTTGAGCTTGAATATGTGGGTGATGATGGCCAGAAACATCGTCCGGTCGTTATCCACCGTGGTGTAATCAGTACGATGGAGCGTTTCACTGCATTCTTGCTGGAGAACTTTGCAGGGGCTCTGCCATTGTGGTTGTCTCCTGTACAGGCAAAGGTTATTCCGGTATCCGGCAACTTCGATGACTATGCACGTGAAGTGGAAGCGAAGCTGAAACGTGTGGGCATCTCTGCTGAAGCGGATCTGCGTAACGAGAAGCTTGGTTATAAAATCCGTGAAGCACAGCTTGAGAAGATGCCTTACATGTTCGTCGTTGGTGAAAATGAACGTAATGCAGAGGGTGTATCTGTGCGGAAACGTGGAGAAGGCGATCTCGGCATGAAACCTGTGGACGAAATTGTAGCCCAACTTAAAGAAGAGATTGCAACAAGACTGGTGTAA
- a CDS encoding response regulator, protein MSGKVNVMIVDDHDMVRMGLKTYLMLEPTFHVMGEAGNGQDALNQLRKLGKNERPDLILMDLMMPVMNGAEATLAIMTEFPGMKIVMLTSFLEDDLVVQAIEAGAVSYVLKTVSAEELIYALQGAYRGMPVMTGDVSQALTRGIRQRTARENESGLTEREKEVLLLIAEGKTNKDIGEELHISIKTVKTHVSNLLMKCEMDDRTQLAIYAHRQGWVKNKG, encoded by the coding sequence ATGAGCGGAAAAGTAAATGTAATGATTGTGGATGATCATGATATGGTGCGAATGGGGTTGAAAACGTATCTTATGCTGGAGCCTACATTTCATGTGATGGGGGAAGCCGGTAATGGACAGGATGCATTGAATCAGCTGCGCAAGCTGGGAAAAAACGAACGGCCTGACCTGATTCTGATGGACCTGATGATGCCGGTGATGAATGGTGCGGAAGCAACTCTAGCGATTATGACCGAATTTCCGGGGATGAAAATTGTAATGCTGACCAGCTTTCTGGAGGATGACCTTGTGGTACAAGCGATTGAAGCTGGTGCTGTTAGTTATGTACTGAAGACTGTATCTGCCGAAGAGCTAATCTATGCTCTGCAAGGAGCATACCGCGGTATGCCTGTGATGACAGGCGATGTATCACAGGCACTGACCCGTGGCATCAGGCAGCGAACAGCAAGAGAGAACGAATCCGGGCTGACGGAACGGGAAAAGGAAGTGCTACTGCTGATTGCAGAGGGCAAGACCAATAAGGACATCGGGGAAGAACTACATATTAGTATCAAAACCGTCAAAACCCATGTAAGCAATCTGTTGATGAAATGTGAAATGGACGATCGGACACAGCTGGCAATCTACGCTCATCGTCAGGGCTGGGTGAAGAATAAGGGTTAG
- a CDS encoding sensor histidine kinase: protein MSIRLRLTAWYSGILAAVLIFWGVVIYAFVYFNTYQEVEQQLKDKSERITNQIGVNPLSQSLDLDPFTESQLQEAQIYIQLWDYQSRSGKISGNMEKLQIQFPVVKSNEIQKKRGISKIYVNGTPFLVNQQPLSLQGTNEIRGLLQVGANVSSQERLLEALRNILVFGWLVAMALAITSGLILARKSMRPLVNVIDAANQIQSGDDLSVRIQYTGPMDEIGRLIETVNNMLERTELSFRGLEETNKAQRRFVSDASHELRTPLTTIRGNVDFLKKLWDQESTDRPNLDEETVKQMSLEAIEDMADEGKRMSRLISDMLSLARADTGQKIELNPIPLQILVQEVARRSQFLDHQADWRPGDLSILNGIYVNGSKDYLQQMLFIFIENAFKYTPDGSVTLDAILYKGQVGLRISDTGIGMDRDEVPFIFDRFYRADESRGATPGIGLGLSIAKWIIEEHQGSVEVVTRRGEGTTFIIWLPVVFAPPIE, encoded by the coding sequence ATGTCCATTCGGTTAAGATTAACCGCGTGGTATTCAGGCATCTTGGCAGCCGTACTCATTTTCTGGGGAGTTGTAATCTACGCTTTTGTATATTTTAATACGTATCAAGAAGTGGAACAGCAACTGAAAGATAAAAGTGAACGAATTACGAATCAGATTGGTGTCAATCCGCTTTCACAGTCGCTGGATCTGGACCCTTTTACGGAAAGTCAGCTTCAGGAAGCTCAGATCTACATCCAGTTATGGGATTATCAGAGCCGATCGGGTAAAATCTCAGGCAATATGGAGAAGCTTCAGATTCAATTTCCTGTTGTGAAATCCAATGAGATCCAGAAAAAACGTGGAATATCCAAGATCTATGTAAACGGAACCCCTTTCTTGGTGAATCAGCAGCCGCTGTCTCTTCAGGGAACCAATGAAATAAGAGGACTCCTTCAAGTAGGCGCCAATGTTAGTTCACAGGAACGATTGTTGGAAGCTCTACGAAATATTCTGGTCTTTGGCTGGCTCGTCGCAATGGCGCTTGCCATTACTTCGGGTCTGATTTTGGCTCGTAAATCCATGCGTCCGCTCGTCAATGTGATTGATGCGGCCAATCAGATTCAGTCCGGGGATGACCTTAGTGTGCGTATTCAATACACGGGTCCCATGGATGAGATTGGACGTCTGATTGAAACAGTCAATAATATGCTTGAACGAACAGAGCTGTCATTCAGAGGGCTTGAGGAGACGAATAAAGCTCAGCGCAGATTTGTATCTGATGCCTCGCATGAGCTGCGTACACCGCTGACCACGATCCGTGGCAATGTGGACTTCCTTAAGAAGCTGTGGGATCAGGAGAGCACGGACCGACCGAATCTGGACGAAGAAACGGTTAAACAAATGTCGCTCGAAGCGATAGAGGACATGGCGGATGAAGGAAAACGCATGAGTAGACTGATCAGTGATATGCTGTCTTTGGCCAGAGCCGATACAGGACAGAAAATCGAACTGAATCCGATCCCATTGCAAATTCTGGTGCAGGAAGTGGCTCGCAGATCGCAATTCCTTGATCACCAGGCAGACTGGCGTCCAGGCGATTTATCGATTCTGAACGGTATATATGTGAACGGCAGCAAGGACTATTTGCAGCAAATGTTGTTTATTTTTATCGAGAATGCCTTCAAGTACACTCCAGATGGCTCGGTTACGCTTGATGCAATACTTTATAAAGGTCAGGTAGGACTACGCATCAGTGATACGGGAATTGGAATGGATCGGGATGAAGTTCCATTTATCTTTGACCGGTTCTATCGGGCGGATGAATCGCGCGGTGCTACACCAGGTATAGGTCTGGGACTGTCGATCGCCAAGTGGATCATTGAGGAACACCAAGGGTCTGTCGAGGTTGTAACCAGACGTGGAGAAGGAACGACCTTTATCATTTGGCTGCCAGTTGTCTTTGCTCCGCCTATCGAATAA
- a CDS encoding 4-hydroxy-3-methylbut-2-enyl diphosphate reductase, which translates to MEVLRISPRGYCYGVVDAMVLARQAARNLDLPRPIYILGMIVHNQHVTDSFEDEGIITLDGPNRIDILSQVESGTVIFTAHGVSPEVRKMARDKGLTTVDATCPDVTKTHDLIREKTAEGYDIIYIGKKNHPEPEGAIGVAPDHVHLIEKEEEIDGLNVPPGKILITNQTTMSQWDIKHIMSRLLEKYPGAEIHNEICLATQVRQEAVAEQAGQADLVIVVGDPRSNNSNRLAQVSEEIAGVTAHRVSDVAEIQQEWLQGVNKVAVTSGASTPTPITKEVILYLEQYEHDKPETWEIKRTVNMSKLLPPVREKTRTT; encoded by the coding sequence GTGGAAGTACTGCGAATTTCGCCGCGGGGATATTGTTATGGAGTTGTGGATGCGATGGTGCTAGCGCGCCAGGCGGCACGCAATCTGGACCTACCACGGCCTATTTATATATTGGGTATGATTGTGCATAACCAACATGTGACGGACTCTTTTGAAGACGAGGGCATTATTACACTGGACGGACCCAACCGGATTGATATTTTGAGCCAAGTAGAGAGTGGAACAGTAATCTTTACGGCCCATGGTGTATCTCCGGAAGTGCGCAAGATGGCACGTGATAAAGGTTTGACTACAGTGGATGCAACTTGTCCGGATGTAACCAAAACCCATGACCTTATTCGGGAGAAGACGGCAGAAGGATATGACATTATCTATATTGGGAAAAAGAATCATCCAGAGCCGGAAGGTGCGATTGGTGTTGCACCCGATCATGTTCATCTGATCGAGAAGGAAGAGGAGATTGACGGACTGAACGTACCTCCTGGCAAAATTCTTATCACAAATCAGACAACGATGAGTCAATGGGACATTAAACACATTATGAGCCGTCTTCTGGAGAAGTATCCAGGCGCAGAGATTCATAATGAGATATGCTTGGCTACCCAAGTTCGTCAGGAAGCTGTTGCTGAGCAAGCAGGGCAGGCAGATCTGGTCATCGTTGTAGGTGATCCTCGCAGTAATAACTCCAACCGACTTGCACAAGTATCGGAGGAAATTGCGGGTGTAACGGCACATCGAGTATCAGATGTGGCAGAGATTCAGCAGGAATGGCTGCAAGGTGTGAATAAAGTGGCAGTAACTTCAGGTGCTTCTACGCCAACACCGATTACAAAGGAAGTCATTTTGTATCTGGAGCAGTATGAACATGATAAGCCTGAAACTTGGGAAATTAAACGTACGGTGAATATGAGCAAGCTACTGCCTCCTGTAAGGGAAAAGACTCGTACGACGTAA
- a CDS encoding sensor histidine kinase, which yields MIRTILKANKWELMMYFALTGLITLGGFYLLYGEVLMGTGRQRAWTYVAVVLLATIITGYIAALRLQRKIDLLDLNMLKVSKGNLTVRMPEADDASFGRVYQEFNVMMDSIEKKMRLLQRLGEQEVIEKEQASERAVIEERKRMARDLHDTVSQQLFAMHMSASSLPRLLEMNPEHGSKVLDQLIQMSHIAQRQMRGLIAQLRPVELEGRDLTEALDSWFPDYCRQNGLKGVKELELDGGISDAIEHQLFLVIQEAVANVVKHAEANLVSLSLRESEHQISMSISDDGQGFLQQAERPGSYGLSTMRERAEKLGGQVQIISKPGAGTTVRVFIPKFPKEPEGETE from the coding sequence ATGATTCGAACGATTCTCAAGGCCAATAAATGGGAACTGATGATGTATTTTGCGCTGACCGGACTCATTACTTTGGGTGGGTTTTACCTGCTGTACGGGGAAGTGCTGATGGGAACAGGGCGACAGCGTGCGTGGACCTATGTTGCTGTTGTTCTCCTGGCTACCATAATCACGGGGTATATTGCCGCCTTGCGACTGCAACGCAAGATTGATCTTCTGGATCTCAACATGCTGAAAGTGTCCAAGGGCAATCTCACCGTTCGCATGCCTGAGGCAGATGATGCCTCCTTTGGGCGGGTATATCAGGAATTCAATGTCATGATGGATTCGATTGAGAAAAAAATGAGATTGCTTCAGCGGCTGGGTGAGCAGGAAGTCATTGAAAAGGAACAGGCATCTGAACGCGCCGTGATTGAAGAACGCAAACGCATGGCAAGAGATTTGCATGACACGGTAAGCCAGCAGCTGTTCGCTATGCATATGTCGGCTTCTTCTCTACCGCGTCTGCTGGAGATGAATCCCGAGCATGGCAGCAAGGTGCTGGATCAACTTATCCAGATGTCACATATCGCACAGCGACAGATGCGCGGACTTATTGCACAGCTTCGCCCGGTGGAGCTGGAGGGAAGGGATCTCACCGAAGCGCTGGATAGCTGGTTCCCGGATTATTGCAGGCAGAACGGACTCAAAGGTGTGAAAGAGCTGGAACTGGATGGCGGAATTTCCGATGCCATCGAGCACCAGCTGTTTCTTGTTATTCAGGAAGCGGTCGCTAATGTGGTAAAACATGCGGAAGCAAATCTGGTCAGCTTGTCCTTACGAGAGAGTGAACATCAGATCAGTATGAGCATTAGCGATGATGGTCAGGGTTTTTTGCAGCAAGCAGAGCGGCCTGGCTCATACGGATTATCAACGATGCGTGAACGGGCAGAGAAGCTTGGAGGTCAGGTTCAGATTATATCGAAGCCGGGAGCGGGGACGACGGTGCGGGTTTTCATCCCGAAATTCCCGAAAGAACCAGAGGGGGAAACGGAATGA
- the liaF gene encoding cell wall-active antibiotics response protein LiaF: MKRSTRDRWWVGIPLIAIGAIILFRQLGYDIDIGYMFRTYWPLFLIWWGVKGMTEIRRNGSHALIGPAIVLAIGGYFLARNLGWIDYSMGEFIRYLIPVMLIGGGLFVLVGPRRRDRKHHDQTQPPPPPEPPYKPLSPEDLEMPSSFDEQFEKTFGKPKQEQKNDAHGSFYSDKEDHKSHGHQHHHHHYDDDSNYYGGHGNTINKSAFIGDMYMGQEVFSLKPMNISAFIGDTVIDLTKAQIPYGETKINISSFIGDVKVFVPEDMDLGVTVTTNSFIGDISLLNQKRGGFLSSAQAETPQYREAGKKVRIVVSVFIGDVKVNKVG; the protein is encoded by the coding sequence ATGAAACGATCTACACGTGACCGTTGGTGGGTTGGCATTCCTCTTATTGCGATTGGCGCAATAATATTGTTCAGGCAATTGGGCTATGACATAGATATTGGATACATGTTCAGAACATATTGGCCGTTATTTTTGATTTGGTGGGGCGTAAAAGGTATGACCGAGATTCGGCGCAACGGGAGTCATGCATTGATTGGACCCGCCATTGTACTGGCCATCGGTGGATACTTTCTGGCACGCAATCTGGGATGGATTGACTATTCCATGGGTGAGTTCATTCGCTACCTAATTCCAGTGATGCTGATTGGTGGGGGATTGTTCGTTTTGGTCGGACCCCGTCGTCGTGACCGGAAACATCATGATCAAACACAACCGCCTCCACCACCGGAGCCACCTTATAAGCCATTGTCCCCTGAGGACCTGGAAATGCCGTCTTCGTTTGACGAACAGTTCGAGAAAACATTTGGCAAACCGAAACAGGAACAAAAGAATGATGCGCATGGCTCATTTTATTCAGATAAGGAAGACCATAAATCACACGGACATCAACATCATCACCACCACTATGATGATGATTCCAATTATTATGGTGGCCATGGAAATACGATTAACAAATCAGCATTTATCGGCGATATGTATATGGGACAGGAAGTGTTCTCGCTGAAACCGATGAACATTTCTGCATTTATTGGCGATACGGTTATTGATTTGACGAAAGCACAAATACCCTACGGTGAGACGAAAATTAACATTTCCTCCTTTATCGGGGATGTGAAGGTATTTGTACCCGAAGATATGGATCTGGGTGTGACCGTGACGACGAATTCTTTTATTGGAGACATTTCGCTCTTAAATCAAAAACGGGGTGGATTCCTTAGCAGCGCTCAGGCTGAGACGCCGCAATATCGCGAAGCAGGAAAAAAAGTACGGATTGTCGTTAGTGTCTTTATTGGAGATGTCAAAGTGAATAAGGTGGGTTAA
- a CDS encoding 3D domain-containing protein — MGFLWSPQPIFIPRPEVPEKQTGVDPSMPVLAPRTEQILDTHKVTATGYTAGVESTGKGPKHPQYGITYSGVKVRRDKETVSTIAADPKLFPLGSILYIPGYGYGIVADTGSAIKGNKIDLYFPTTKQVYKEWGKKDVEVQVIKQGAGKCTEKMLEELSEAIDVYKSVPDSWLDKAV, encoded by the coding sequence ATGGGGTTTTTGTGGTCACCGCAGCCTATTTTTATTCCACGGCCGGAAGTTCCGGAGAAGCAGACCGGAGTTGACCCATCCATGCCGGTGCTCGCTCCACGGACAGAGCAGATATTGGATACACACAAGGTAACGGCTACAGGATACACTGCAGGGGTGGAATCAACCGGAAAAGGGCCAAAGCATCCACAGTACGGAATTACGTATTCAGGTGTAAAAGTGCGCCGTGATAAAGAAACCGTCTCAACGATTGCAGCTGATCCGAAGCTGTTCCCACTGGGTTCCATTTTATATATTCCCGGTTACGGTTACGGCATCGTTGCAGACACGGGCTCGGCGATCAAGGGCAACAAAATTGATCTTTATTTCCCTACAACAAAGCAAGTGTATAAAGAATGGGGCAAAAAGGACGTCGAAGTACAGGTGATCAAACAAGGTGCTGGAAAATGCACTGAAAAAATGCTGGAAGAGTTATCGGAAGCTATTGATGTGTATAAATCCGTACCGGATTCATGGCTGGACAAGGCCGTTTGA